Proteins co-encoded in one Juglans regia cultivar Chandler chromosome 16, Walnut 2.0, whole genome shotgun sequence genomic window:
- the LOC118343675 gene encoding ubiquitin domain-containing protein DSK2a-like, with protein sequence MGSEGDSSEPRVGGGEEEQVAINIRCSNGSKFTVRTNLASTVSAFKAVLAQNCDVLADQQRLIYKGRILKDDQTLESYGLQAEHTVHMVRGFASAASTPAANSTATGNSGSPNNGPGVTRGVGPNEGGGLGNAGLGASLFPGLGFNALGSGDESGLFGAGLPEFEQVQQQLTQNPNMMQEIMNMPAMQSLMNNPELMRSLIMNNPQMREIIDRNPELAHVLNDPGILRQTVEAARNPELMREMMRNTDRAMSNIESTPEGFNMLRRMYENVQEPFLNATTMGGNAGNDSSSNPFAALFGNQGGTQVRDGANNPSTTGSETTSELSSPNTNPLPNPWNNTAGGTQTTTTQPNPAGDAGAPGIGGLGGLGLPNMEHMFNGIPDATLLSQFLQNPAVSQMMQSLLSNPQYMNQILSLNPQLRGMVDTNPQLREMMQNPDLLRQLTNPETMQQMLALQQSLTSRLNQRQSTLDRDQTGGTTGAPNNAAALELMMNMFGGLGAGSLTVPNNPDVPPEELYATQLSQLQEMGFFDTQENIRALRATAGNVHAAVERLLGNSGQ encoded by the exons ATGGGTTCCGAGGGTGATTCGAGCGAGCCGAGGGTCGGTGGTGGTGAAGAAGAACAAGTGGCGATCAATATCCGGTGCTCCAACGGTTCGAAGTTCACCGTGAGGACCAACCTTGCGTCCACCGTTAGCGCATTCAAAGCGGTTCTGGCTCAGAATTGCGACGTCCTAGCTGATCAGCAGAGATTGATTTACAAAGGTCGCATCTTGAAGGATGATCAAACCCTAGAAAGCTATG GTTTGCAGGCAGAACACACTGTGCACATGGTTCGTGGGTTTGCTTCAGCTGCATCAACTCCTGCTGCAAATTCTACTGCTACTGGTAACTCTGGAAGTCCCAACAACGGTCCAGGTGTTACACGGGGTGTTGGTCCAAATGAAGGTGGGGGCTTGGGAAATGCTGGGCTTGGTGCGTCTTTATTTCCTGGACTGGGCTTTAATGCGCTAGGCAGTGGGGACGAATCTGGTTTGTTTGGAGCTGGACTGCCAGAGTTTGAACAAGTGCAGCAACAATTGACTCAGAATCCAAATATGATGCAGGAAATAATGAACATGCCTGCCATGCAGAGCCTAATGAACAACCCTGAGTTAATGCGCAGCTTGATTATGAACAATCCTCAGATGCGTGAGATCATCGACCGTAATCCAGAGCTTGCTCATGTACTTAATGACCCTGGGATTCTTCGACAGACGGTAGAAGCTGCAAGGAACCCTGAGCTTATGCGTGAGATGATGCGAAACACTGACAGGGCGATGAGCAACATTGAATCTACCCCTGAGGGATTTAACATGCTCAGAAGAATGTATGAAAATGTTCAGGAACCATTTTTGAATGCTACAACTATGGGTGGAAATGCTGGAAATGATTCGAGTTCAAACCCGTTTGCAGCACTTTTCGGAAATCAAGGTGGGACACAAGTCAGGGATGGTGCTAATAACCCCTCGACTACTGGTTCTGAAACAACCAGTGAGCTTAGTTCTCCAAATACAAACCCACTCCCTAACCCTTGGAACAATACTGCTG GAGGTACTCAGACAACAACTACACAACCAAATCCTGCTGGGGATGCTGGGGCACCTGGTATTGGTGGTCTTGGAGGGCTTGGTCTCCCCAATATGGAACACATGTTTAATGGCATCCCAGATGCTACTCTACTGAGCCAGTTTTTGCAGAACCCAGCTGTATCACAGATGATGCAAAGCTTGCTCTCTAATCCCCAATATATGAATCAG ATTCTCAGCCTCAACCCACAACTACGTGGCATGGTAGATACGAATCCtcaattaagagaaatgatgcAAAATCCAGATCTTCTGCGTCAATTAACCAACCCTGAGACAATGCAG CAAATGCTAGCTTTACAGCAGTCACTCACGTCTCGGCTTAATCAACGGCAATCAACCCT GGATCGAGATCAGACTGGGGGGACTACAG GAGCACCGAATAATGCTGCTGCACTGGAGCTGATGATGAACATGTTTGGTGGCCTTGGAGCTGGAAGCTTGACTGTTCCAAATAACCCAGATG TACCCCCAGAAGAACTGTATGCAACTCAGCTTTCACAGCTCCAAGAAATGGGTTTCTTTGATACTCAGGAGAATATCAGGGCACTGCGTGCTACGGCCGGGAATGTCCATGCTGCGGTTGAGCGACTTCTGGGTAATTCCGGGCAATAA
- the LOC109006647 gene encoding expansin-like A2 — MASFICFLFFLISSATACDRCVHQTKAAYFSKASALLSGACGYGSLALGFNSGHLAAGIPSLYKDGAGCGACFQVRCKNTTVCRREGARVILTDINHNNQTDFVLSSRAFMAMAQEGMGQHILKLRIVDVEYKRIPCQYKNQNLALRVEESSQKPDYLAIKFLFQGGQTEIVGVDVAQVGSSNWGFMSRNHGAVWDTSRVPSGPLQFRFVVTAGYDGKWIWAQHVLPADWKPAGVYDTGVQISDIAQEGCSPCDDGTWK, encoded by the exons ATGGCTTCCTTTATTTGCTTCCTCTTCTTTCTTATTTCATCTGCCACTGCTTGTGATCGTTGTGTGCACCAAACTAAGGCTGCATATTTCAGTAAAGCTTCAGCACTTTTAT CTGGGGCTTGTGGGTATGGTTCCTTGGCATTGGGTTTCAACAGTGGACATCTTGCAGCTGGTATTCCTTCCCTTTACAAAGATGGAGCTGGTTGTGGAGCATGCTTTCAG GTAAGATGCAAAAACACAACTGTTTGTCGCAGAGAAGGGGCTAGAGTGATTTTGACGGATATCAATCACAATAACCAAACAGACTTTGTCCTCAGCAGCAGAGCTTTCATGGCTATGGCTCAAGAGGGTATGGGCCAACACATTTTGAAACTTCGGATTGTCGACGTAGAGTACAAGAG GATACCCTGCCAATACAAGAATCAGAACTTGGCATTGCGAGTGGAAGAATCAAGCCAAAAGCCAGATTACTTGGCAATCAAATTTCTGTTTCAAGGTGGCCAAACAGAAATAGTAGGTGTTGATGTAGCTCAG GTTGGTTCGTCGAACTGGGGTTTCATGAGTAGAAATCATGGGGCAGTCTGGGACACAAGTAGAGTGCCATCTGGGCCACTGCAATTCCGGTTTGTAGTAACAGCTGGGTACGATGGGAAGTGGATCTGGGCTCAACATGTTCTTCCTGCTGATTGGAAGCCTGCAGGAGTATATGACACTGGAGTTCAGATCTCTGATATTGCACAAGAAGGTTGCTCTCCATGTGATGATGGGACTTGGAAATGA
- the LOC109006648 gene encoding ubiquitin domain-containing protein DSK2a-like isoform X1, with translation MGAEGDSSVPRVGGGGEEERVVAINVRCSNGSKFTVRTSLDSTVSAFKAVLAQNYDVPADQQRLIYKGRILKDDQTLESYGLQVEHTVHMVRGFASAASNPAAANATAAGNSGSPNNSPGVTQGVGSNERGGLGNAGPGASLFPGLGFNALGGGEASGLFGAGLPEFEQVQQQLTQNPNMMREIMNMPAMQSLMNNPDLMRSMIMNNPQMRDIIDRNPELAHVLNDPGILRQTVEAARNPELMREMMRNTDRAMSNIESSPEGFNMLRRMYENVLEPFSNATTMSRNAGNDSSSNPFAALLGNQGGTQVRDGANNPSTTGSETTSGLISPNTNPLPNPWSNTTGGTQTTTTQPNPAGDARAPGIGGIGGLGGLGLPNMEHMFNGTPDASLLSQFLQNPAVSQMMQSLLSNPQYMNQILSVNPQLRGMVDTNPQLREMMQNPDLLRQLTNPETMQQMLALQQALTSRLNQQQSTLDQAQTGRTTGAANNAALELMMNMFGGLGAGSLTVPNNPDVPLEELYATQLSQLQEMGFFDTQENIRALHATAGNVHAAVERLLGNSRQ, from the exons ATGGGTGCCGAGGGGGATTCGAGCGTGCCGAGAgtcggtggtggtggtgaagaAGAACGAGTGGTGGCGATCAATGTCCGGTGCTCCAATGGTTCGAAATTCACCGTGAGGACCAGCCTCGATTCCACCGTTAGCGCATTCAAAGCGGTTCTGGCTCAGAATTACGACGTCCCAGCTGATCAGCAGAGATTGATTTACAAAGGTCGCATCTTGAAAGATGATCAAACCCTAGAAAGCTATG GTTTGCAGGTGGAACACACTGTTCACATGGTTCGTGGGTTTGCTTCAGCTGCATCAAATCCTGCTGCTGCAAATGCTACTGCTGCTGGTAACTCTGGGAGTCCCAATAACAGTCCAGGTGTTACACAGGGTGTTGGTTCAAATGAACGTGGGGGATTGGGAAATGCTGGTCCTGGTGCATCTTTGTTTCCTGGACTGGGCTTCAATGCGTTAGGCGGTGGGGAGGCATCTGGTTTGTTTGGAGCTGGACTGCCAGAGTTTGAACAAGTGCAGCAGCAATTGACTCAGAATCCAAACATGATGAGGGAGATAATGAACATGCCTGCCATGCAGAGCCTAATGAACAACCCTGACTTAATGCGCAGCATGATTATGAACAATCCTCAGATGCGTGATATCATCGACCGTAATCCAGAGCTTGCTCATGTACTTAATGACCCTGGGATTCTCCGACAGACGGTAGAAGCTGCAAGGAACCCTGAGCTTATGCGTGAGATGATGCGAAACACTGACAGGGCGATGAGCAACATTGAATCTTCCCCTGAGGGATTTAACATGCTCAGACGAATGTATGAAAATGTTCTGGAACCATTTTCAAATGCTACAACGATGAGTCGAAATGCTGGAAATGATTCGAGTTCAAACCCGTTTGCAGCACTTCTTGGAAATCAAGGTGGAACACAAGTCAGGGATGGTGCTAATAACCCTTCGACTACTGGTTCTGAAACAACCAGTGGACTTATTTCTCCGAATACAAACCCACTCCCTAACCCTTGGAGTAATACCACCG GAGGTACGCAGACAACAACTACGCAGCCAAATCCTGCTGGGGATGCAAGAGCACCTGGTATTGGTGGTATTGGTGGTCTTGGTGGGCTTGGTCTCCCCAATATGGAACACATGTTTAATGGCACTCCAGATGCTTCTCTACTGAGCCAATTTTTGCAAAACCCAGCTGTATCACAGATGATGCAAAGCTTGCTCTCTAATCCCCAATATATGAATCAG ATTCTCAGCGTCAACCCGCAACTACGTGGCATGGTTGATACGAATCCtcaattaagagaaatgatgcAAAACCCAGATCTTCTACGTCAATTAACTAACCCCGAGACAATGCAG CAAATGCTAGCTTTACAGCAGGCACTCACGTCTCGGCTTAATCAACAGCAATCAACCTT GGATCAAGCTCAGACTGGCAGGACTACAG GAGCAGCGAATAATGCTGCACTGGAGTTGATGATGAACATGTTTGGTGGTCTTGGAGCTGGAAGCTTGACTGTTCCTAATAATCCAGATG TACCCCTGGAGGAACTGTATGCAACTCAACTTTCACAGCTGCAAGAAATGGGTTTCTTTGATACTCAGGAGAATATCAGGGCACTGCATGCTACAGCTGGGAATGTCCATGCTGCGGTTGAGCGACTTTTGGGGAATTCCAGGCAATAA
- the LOC109006648 gene encoding ubiquitin domain-containing protein DSK2b-like isoform X2 has translation MGAEGDSSVPRVGGGGEEERVVAINVRCSNGSKFTVRTSLDSTVSAFKAVLAQNYDVPADQQRLIYKGRILKDDQTLESYGLQVEHTVHMVRGFASAASNPAAANATAAGNSGSPNNSPGVTQGVGSNERGGLGNAGPGASLFPGLGFNALGGGEASGLFGAGLPEFEQVQQQLTQNPNMMREIMNMPAMQSLMNNPDLMRSMIMNNPQMRDIIDRNPELAHVLNDPGILRQTVEAARNPELMREMMRNTDRAMSNIESSPEGFNMLRRMYENVLEPFSNATTMSRNAGNDSSSNPFAALLGNQGGTQVRDGANNPSTTGSETTSGLISPNTNPLPNPWSNTTGGTQTTTTQPNPAGDARAPGIGGIGGLGGLGLPNMEHMFNGTPDASLLSQFLQNPAVSQMMQSLLSNPQYMNQILSVNPQLRGMVDTNPQLREMMQNPDLLRQLTNPETMQQMLDSGHEVTY, from the exons ATGGGTGCCGAGGGGGATTCGAGCGTGCCGAGAgtcggtggtggtggtgaagaAGAACGAGTGGTGGCGATCAATGTCCGGTGCTCCAATGGTTCGAAATTCACCGTGAGGACCAGCCTCGATTCCACCGTTAGCGCATTCAAAGCGGTTCTGGCTCAGAATTACGACGTCCCAGCTGATCAGCAGAGATTGATTTACAAAGGTCGCATCTTGAAAGATGATCAAACCCTAGAAAGCTATG GTTTGCAGGTGGAACACACTGTTCACATGGTTCGTGGGTTTGCTTCAGCTGCATCAAATCCTGCTGCTGCAAATGCTACTGCTGCTGGTAACTCTGGGAGTCCCAATAACAGTCCAGGTGTTACACAGGGTGTTGGTTCAAATGAACGTGGGGGATTGGGAAATGCTGGTCCTGGTGCATCTTTGTTTCCTGGACTGGGCTTCAATGCGTTAGGCGGTGGGGAGGCATCTGGTTTGTTTGGAGCTGGACTGCCAGAGTTTGAACAAGTGCAGCAGCAATTGACTCAGAATCCAAACATGATGAGGGAGATAATGAACATGCCTGCCATGCAGAGCCTAATGAACAACCCTGACTTAATGCGCAGCATGATTATGAACAATCCTCAGATGCGTGATATCATCGACCGTAATCCAGAGCTTGCTCATGTACTTAATGACCCTGGGATTCTCCGACAGACGGTAGAAGCTGCAAGGAACCCTGAGCTTATGCGTGAGATGATGCGAAACACTGACAGGGCGATGAGCAACATTGAATCTTCCCCTGAGGGATTTAACATGCTCAGACGAATGTATGAAAATGTTCTGGAACCATTTTCAAATGCTACAACGATGAGTCGAAATGCTGGAAATGATTCGAGTTCAAACCCGTTTGCAGCACTTCTTGGAAATCAAGGTGGAACACAAGTCAGGGATGGTGCTAATAACCCTTCGACTACTGGTTCTGAAACAACCAGTGGACTTATTTCTCCGAATACAAACCCACTCCCTAACCCTTGGAGTAATACCACCG GAGGTACGCAGACAACAACTACGCAGCCAAATCCTGCTGGGGATGCAAGAGCACCTGGTATTGGTGGTATTGGTGGTCTTGGTGGGCTTGGTCTCCCCAATATGGAACACATGTTTAATGGCACTCCAGATGCTTCTCTACTGAGCCAATTTTTGCAAAACCCAGCTGTATCACAGATGATGCAAAGCTTGCTCTCTAATCCCCAATATATGAATCAG ATTCTCAGCGTCAACCCGCAACTACGTGGCATGGTTGATACGAATCCtcaattaagagaaatgatgcAAAACCCAGATCTTCTACGTCAATTAACTAACCCCGAGACAATGCAG CAAATGCTAGATTCCGGGCATGAAGTTActtattga
- the LOC109006507 gene encoding auxin-responsive protein SAUR64-like, with the protein MINPKRLIPMAKKWQRMAANKPKRISCPKSDVGLQSSVANKGHFVVYTTDNKRFVVPLEYLSKNVFRELLRMSEEEYGLPSNGPIRLPCDSNLLEYVIYLVQAHMAEYLEKALLTSMAKCHCSCSASYCIALGQNQQQPLINGF; encoded by the coding sequence ATGATCAACCCAAAAAGGCTAATCCCAATGGCAAAGAAGTGGCAAAGAATGGCTGCAAATAAGCCTAAGAGGATTTCATGTCCAAAAAGTGATGTAGGTTTGCAGTCTTCAGTGGCCAATAAAGGCCATTTTGTTGTATACACCACTGACAATAAAAGGTTTGTGGTTCCCTTGGAATATCTCAGCAAGAATGTCTTTAGGGAGCTCTTGAGAATGTCTGAGGAGGAGTATGGACTACCCAGCAATGGACCAATCAGATTGCCTTGTGATAGTAATTTATTGGAGTATGTTATTTATTTGGTTCAAGCACACATGGCTGAATATCTGGAGAAGGCTTTGCTCACTTCAATGGCAAAGTGTCACTGCTCCTGCTCGGCTTCATATTGCATTGCTTTAGGACAGAACCAACAGCAACCCCTTATTAACGGCTTTTGA